From a region of the Zerene cesonia ecotype Mississippi chromosome 11, Zerene_cesonia_1.1, whole genome shotgun sequence genome:
- the LOC119830528 gene encoding F-box/LRR-repeat protein 6: MSGHSSPLNGGYDAAEPAMRLSVRKDLFPDERLPKIVTNSDSDTEQDQLEDYSCVKLETDFEQSIDDIANQKMQVVNGIMPNAPRSRHKKHKQRSRRDSDQSTLNGYLPSERKRKKHSRSSRSRTHKSNSVVSKIKGGKNLNLVSSSECQEDEDEEDSDAESESSEDEVLQSSVKLKFLPRQSGKPYSHELSQLSTKKNKSKDSSKEQRTHVVIPCSGKPRSMLGLCSSRSKKKSKKPDHTPTYRSQIVDTSTKLKIKIKRTGVQEAVSIVAPTPALITDIAPRKSKKKRAASPAPSVSSGEEYDPSRGDTASAMSVAAPKSRQSRQKAPRKSNNNTKSKAQKTEKSRSSAAESRDAGPQSPWATSMPEEILMKIFEYVVIQQGTLPAIVRLSSVCKFWYSVSCKPEFWRNVDLAQYTVDKCKTDYKLVWLLENRLSQCQSLNIAQWDVCNVTWVLTCLVDYCPDLVELGVAGWSRITPEQLFDLIQGLPKLQRIDLSSLSELGSSSTCLSAASVARIMENFGDRLTHLTLANNKFSALQQILTSVATYCPNLEVLDISGALATSHPAAVPLEALQKGCPKLRVFRAANAQLVLASATTSQQSLAHRRRVASLSVFYRIHFGECAAELHNLIPPSPFFHRSSRRTDSRHHFMVDVPCTRTKRQNPKKKYVACKTPTTKQYRKMPKYLSLLPATPNISLVTAGCNVTRQRNACLELICEKWSHSLIELDLSWASANKVLDDAVAALADAASSKLRILNLFGSSVSLEPVKKVLLKCSQLESLNLSLCRALPRGMKRLYTGKELQDLKDSFNTDKVKKEDNKGHENKKAKKSSKAETSKSEDKKIENSDSVSESSSVNLDIKSPESKSSSCVF, encoded by the exons ATGTCGGGCCATTCCAGTCCTCTCAACGGCGGCTATGATGCTGCTGAGCCTGCCATGAGACTTTCGGTCCGCAAGGATCTATTCCCAGATGAGCGCCTGCCCAAAATTGTCACCAATTCTGACTCTGATACTGAGCAAGATCAGCTCGAAGACTATTCCTGCGTCAAGCTGGAAACTGACTTTGAGCAAAGCATAGATGATATAGCAAATCAGAAAATGCAGGTTGTGAATGGAATCATGCCGAATGCTCCACGATCCCGTCATAAAAAGCACAAACAGCGATCAAGACGTGATTCTGATCAATCCACTTTAAACGGTTACCTTCCATCTGAgcgtaaaagaaaaaaacattctcGTAGTTCACGCAGCCGGACCCATAAGAGTAACAGTGTTGTCTCAAAAATCAAAGgtggtaaaaatttaaacttagtGAGTAGTAGTGAGTGTCAAGAAGATGAAGATGAAGAGGACTCCGATGCTGAAAGTGAAAGTTCAGAGGATGAAGTGCTGCAAAGTAGTGTTAAGTTGAAATTTTTGCCTAGGCAAAGTGGGAAACCTTACAGTCATGAACTTAGTCaattatctacaaaaaagaataaatctaAAGACTCCTCAAAAGAGCAAAGGACTCACGTAGTTATTCCTTGTAGTGGTAAACCTAGATCAATGCTAGGACTGTGTAGTTCTCGTAGCAAAAAGAAATCTAAGAAGCCTGATCATACACCCACATATCGAAGCCAGATAGTGGATACAAGTACTAAATTAAAGATTAAGATAAAAAGGACAGGTGTTCAGGAGGCAGTAAGCATA GTAGCACCAACACCTGCATTAATAACTGATATAGCCCCAAGAAAGTCTAAGAAGAAGCGAGCTGCTTCTCCTGCACCTAGTGTCAGTTCTGGTGAAGAATATGATCCTTCTAGAGGTGATACTGCATCTGCTATGAGTGTTGCAGCACCTAAATCGCGACAGTCGCGGCAAAAAGCTCCTCGTAAAtctaataacaatacaaaaagtaaag CTCAAAAGACTGAAAAAAGTAGAAGTAGTGCAGCTGAGAGTAGAGATGCAGGACCCCAAAGCCCTTGGGCAACTTCTATGCCAGAAGAAattctaatgaaaatatttgaatatgtgGTCATACAACAAGGCACACTCCCTGCTATAGTTAG ATTGAGTagtgtatgtaaattttgGTATAGCGTAAGTTGTAAGCCTGAATTTTGGAGAAATGTCGACCTTGCACAATACACTGTAGATAAATGTAAAACTGATTACAAACTTGTGTGGCTACTAGAAAATCGACTGTCACAATgtcaaagtttaaatattg cTCAATGGGATGTATGTAACGTGACATGGGTGCTGACATGTTTGGTGGATTATTGTCCTGACTTAGTGGAACTTGGTGTCGCTGGCTGGAGTAGAATTACTCCTGAACAATTATTTGACCTGATTCAAGGGCTGCCAAAGCTGCAAAGGATCGATTTGTCATCCTTG TCCGAATTAGGCAGTTCCAGTACATGTTTATCAGCGGCTTCGGTGGCGCGGATCATGGAAAATTTTGGAGACCGATTGACTCATCTTACCCTCGCCAATAATAAGTTTTCAGCGTTGCAGCAAATTTTGACTTCAGTAGCG ACATACTGCCCAAACTTGGAAGTGCTGGATATATCAGGAGCATTGGCCACTTCACACCCAGCTGCAGTTCCCTTGGAAGCATTGCAGAAAGGTTGCCCAAAATTGAGGGTATTTCGAGCTGCTAACGCTCAGCTGGTACTTGCTAGTGCTACGACGTCACAACAG AGCCTCGCTCATCGCCGTAGAGTGGCTAGTCTATCGGTATTTTATCGGATACACTTTGGAGAGTGCGCTGCGGAACTGCACAATTTGATTCCGCCATCCCCCTTCTTCCATCGGTCGTCGAGGCGCACAGACTCTAGGCACCACTTTATGGTGGATGTTCCATGTACCCGGACTAAGCG ccaaaatccaaaaaaaaaatatgttgcaTGCAAAACGCCTACAACAAAACAGTATCGTAAAATGCCTAAATATCTCTCATTATTGCCTGCAACTCCCAATATCTCCCTTGTAACGGCAGGTTGCAACGTGACGCGACAGAGGAACGCGTGCCTGGAGCTAATCTGCGAGAAGTGGTCGCACAGCCTCATCGAGCTGGACCTGTCGTGGGCGTCCGCCAACAAGGTGCTAGATGACGCGGTGGCGGCGCTCGCCGATGCCGCTTCTAGTAAACTTAG AATACTCAATCTTTTCGGCTCGTCGGTATCTTTGGAACCAGTTAAGAAAGTGTTGTTAAAGTGCTCCCAATTAGAATCGTTAAATTTAAGCTTGTGTCGGGCTTTACCGCGAGGTATGAAGCGGTTGTACACAGGCAAGGAACTTCAAGACTTGAAAGATAGCTTCAACACTGACAAAGTGAAAAAAGAGGACAATAAAGGgcatgaaaacaaaaaagctAAAAAGTCGTCCAAAGCAGAGACCTCGAAAAGCGAGGATAAGAAAATTGAGAATTCAGATAGTGTTTCCGAGAGTTCTAGTGTTAATTTAGATATCAAATCTCCAGAGTCCAAGTCTTCCTCGTGTGTCTTT
- the LOC119830150 gene encoding small integral membrane protein 8, which translates to MSEKPNEIKEKPGDGLRSMRSTTAFRVINFELYAKPNIVIMSIGATCFALALGYIAYMRQKYESMGYYAAVDADGKEIFEKKKSKWD; encoded by the exons atgtctGAAAAACCAAATGAAATCAAAGAAAAACCAGGAGATGGCCTTCGTTCAATGAGATCTACCACAGCATTTCGTGTTATTAACTTTGAACTTTATGCAAAGCCG AATATTGTCATCATGAGCATAGGTGCAACTTGTTTTGCACTTGCTTTGggatatatagcttatatgaGACAAAAATATGAATCAATGGGATACTATGCAGCAGTTGATGCAGAtggaaaagaaatatttgaaaagaaaaagtcGAAATGGGACTGA